A window of the Burkholderia sp. 9120 genome harbors these coding sequences:
- a CDS encoding MMPL family transporter, with product MNAPSRPSSSRAPSRLSRFVERCADTIMRHRRILLTLCLALTVALGCSATRLRLDPGFNKMIPMQHPYMQVFNRYASAFPGANTILVSLRWKGHGDIYNQAFMDDLRHATDDVFFIPGVNRSRVFSLFTPNVRYTEVTEAGFRGDVVVPGQFSSANPNDLATVRRNVARSGQIGRLVGNDLHSALIRAELRETDPTTGKHLDYGAVARQLDQIRARYSNQDVEVDIIGFAKLVGDVESGISGVMGFFALAFVITAGLLLLYTRSIKTTALALFVALLPVVWLLGALPVLGLGIDPMSILVPFLIFSIGVSHAVQMTNAWKQALVTGMPPVDAARDAFRKLFVPGTVALLTNALGFMVIMRIQIEIVRELGVTACLGVLLMIITNKVFLPILLSYTQLEKTTLARAQARAAAGGSRLWTRFAVFARPAPALGVFVVALVLLGFGAKASRDLQIGDIGSGAPELRANSRYNLDNARITSQYDIGVDALSVFVETMGFDDACLHYPVMSAIERFEMEMRGVAGVQSVVSVPSLAKISIAAFNEGNPRWGALPRSSDGLTQGANAFDPDNGMNTENCQVIQVLIYTTNHEGKTIAHIVDEIKRLAAEDHTPNVAFRLGGGNVGVMAATNEAVADAEVAMLLSIFGAIALLCVVTFRSWRAVLCIVVPLTVVSILCNAVMAWLGIGLKVATLPVITLGVGVGVDYGIYLYERLQHEVRDGASLPDAFAAAMRQRGTAALFTAVTMFIGVGTWAFSALKFQVDMGVLLAFMFLVNLFGAVFLLPALAAWLGVERAERRAGRVESTGATVASPDGGARATAAAVKANEAATFEHGNSARQG from the coding sequence ATGAACGCTCCGTCCCGTCCTTCTTCGTCCCGCGCGCCGTCGCGCCTGTCGCGCTTTGTCGAACGTTGCGCCGACACCATCATGCGGCACCGTCGCATTCTGCTGACGCTCTGCCTCGCGCTGACCGTCGCATTGGGTTGTTCCGCGACGCGCTTGCGGCTCGATCCCGGGTTCAACAAGATGATCCCGATGCAGCACCCGTACATGCAGGTGTTCAACCGCTACGCGAGCGCTTTTCCCGGCGCCAATACCATACTCGTGAGCCTGCGCTGGAAAGGTCACGGCGATATCTACAACCAGGCGTTCATGGACGACCTGCGCCACGCCACCGACGATGTGTTCTTCATTCCCGGCGTGAATCGTTCGCGGGTGTTCTCGCTGTTCACGCCGAACGTGCGCTACACGGAGGTGACCGAAGCCGGTTTTCGCGGCGACGTGGTGGTGCCCGGCCAGTTCAGCAGCGCGAATCCGAACGATCTCGCCACCGTGCGTCGCAACGTCGCGCGTTCGGGGCAGATCGGCCGGCTGGTCGGCAACGATCTGCATTCCGCGCTGATCCGCGCGGAGTTGCGCGAGACCGATCCGACCACCGGCAAGCATCTCGACTACGGCGCGGTAGCGCGACAGCTCGACCAGATTCGCGCGCGCTATTCGAATCAGGACGTCGAGGTCGACATTATCGGTTTTGCGAAACTCGTCGGCGATGTCGAGTCCGGTATTAGCGGGGTGATGGGGTTTTTCGCGCTGGCGTTCGTGATTACCGCCGGGTTGCTGCTGCTCTACACGCGTTCCATCAAGACCACCGCGCTCGCGCTGTTCGTCGCGTTGCTGCCGGTGGTGTGGCTGCTCGGCGCGCTGCCGGTGCTCGGACTCGGCATCGATCCGATGTCGATCCTCGTGCCGTTCCTGATCTTTTCGATCGGCGTCTCGCACGCCGTGCAGATGACGAATGCGTGGAAGCAGGCGCTGGTGACCGGCATGCCGCCGGTGGATGCCGCGCGCGACGCGTTTCGCAAGCTGTTTGTGCCGGGCACCGTCGCGTTGCTGACCAATGCGCTGGGCTTCATGGTGATCATGCGCATCCAGATCGAGATCGTGCGCGAACTGGGCGTGACCGCGTGCCTTGGCGTGCTGTTGATGATCATCACCAACAAGGTGTTTCTGCCGATTTTGCTGTCGTACACGCAGCTGGAAAAAACGACGTTGGCGCGCGCGCAGGCTCGCGCGGCGGCCGGGGGTAGCCGTCTGTGGACGCGTTTCGCGGTGTTTGCGCGGCCCGCGCCCGCTTTAGGCGTGTTCGTTGTCGCGCTGGTGCTGCTCGGCTTCGGCGCGAAGGCGTCGCGCGATCTGCAGATTGGCGACATTGGCTCCGGCGCGCCGGAATTGCGCGCCAACTCGCGCTACAACCTCGACAACGCGCGGATCACGAGTCAATACGACATTGGCGTCGACGCGCTCTCGGTGTTCGTCGAGACGATGGGTTTCGACGATGCCTGTCTGCACTATCCGGTGATGAGCGCGATTGAACGCTTCGAAATGGAGATGCGCGGCGTGGCGGGCGTGCAGTCGGTGGTGAGCGTGCCGTCGCTGGCGAAGATTTCGATTGCCGCGTTCAACGAAGGCAATCCGCGCTGGGGCGCATTGCCGCGTTCGAGTGATGGCTTGACCCAGGGCGCCAACGCGTTCGATCCCGACAACGGCATGAACACCGAAAACTGCCAGGTGATCCAGGTGTTGATTTACACCACGAATCACGAGGGCAAAACGATTGCGCACATTGTCGACGAGATCAAACGGCTGGCCGCGGAGGATCACACACCGAACGTGGCGTTCCGGCTCGGCGGTGGCAATGTCGGTGTGATGGCGGCGACCAACGAAGCCGTGGCCGATGCCGAAGTGGCGATGCTGCTGTCGATCTTCGGTGCGATCGCGCTGCTGTGCGTCGTGACGTTCCGCTCGTGGCGCGCGGTGTTGTGCATCGTGGTGCCGCTGACGGTGGTGTCGATTCTGTGCAACGCGGTGATGGCGTGGCTCGGCATCGGCCTCAAGGTCGCCACCTTGCCGGTGATTACGCTGGGCGTCGGCGTGGGCGTCGATTACGGCATCTATCTCTACGAACGTTTGCAGCATGAGGTGCGTGACGGCGCGAGCCTGCCGGATGCGTTCGCGGCCGCGATGCGCCAACGCGGCACCGCTGCGTTGTTCACGGCGGTGACGATGTTTATCGGCGTGGGCACGTGGGCGTTTTCCGCGCTGAAGTTCCAGGTGGATATGGGCGTGCTGCTCGCGTTCATGTTCCTCGTCAATCTGTTCGGCGCGGTGTTCCTGCTGCCGGCGCTGGCGGCCTGGCTCGGTGTGGAGCGTGCGGAGCGGCGTGCGGGTCGGGTGGAGAGCACCGGCGCCACCGTTGCCTCGCCTGACGGCGGCGCACGAGCGACTGCCGCTGCGGTGAAGGCGAACGAAGCCGCGACGTTCGAACACGGCAATTCGGCGCGCCAGGGCTAG
- a CDS encoding Rieske 2Fe-2S domain-containing protein, with protein sequence MSARPYKIEAQPLVQRYARGWHCLGLASDYKDGKPHTLNIFGRRLAAFMDSHGRVNVVDGFCPHMGGDLSAGRVDGDTLVCPFHGWQWDGDGNCQSIPYCKRIPPKAKIGTWQTCEQNQLLFVWHDPEGNPPDEAVTIPRIEACFSNDWSAWVVDRMEIGTNCRELVDNISDMAHFSTVHGAPVDYFANLFEGHKATQLLVGRSERLGDDELIALSTYFGPAYHITEMTGQSGGHPIHSILLNCHVPTDMNSFELRYGVMVKKVPGLSDEQNMEIARAYAKQAQAAFYEDVAIWDTKTRIDNPLLCEGDGPLYQMRDWYSQFYLDAADVRPSSTARKVVEIKVREGGTPPPLRHVFEA encoded by the coding sequence ATGTCCGCACGTCCCTACAAAATCGAAGCGCAACCGCTCGTGCAGCGCTATGCGCGCGGCTGGCATTGCCTGGGTCTCGCGAGCGACTACAAGGATGGCAAGCCGCACACGCTGAATATTTTCGGCCGGCGTCTCGCAGCGTTCATGGATTCGCACGGTCGCGTCAACGTGGTCGATGGCTTTTGTCCGCACATGGGCGGTGATTTGAGCGCCGGCCGCGTGGATGGCGATACCTTGGTGTGTCCGTTTCACGGCTGGCAGTGGGACGGCGACGGCAATTGCCAGTCGATTCCGTATTGCAAGCGGATTCCGCCGAAGGCGAAGATCGGCACCTGGCAGACTTGCGAGCAGAACCAGTTGCTGTTCGTCTGGCACGACCCGGAGGGCAATCCGCCGGACGAGGCCGTGACGATTCCGCGTATCGAAGCGTGCTTTTCCAACGACTGGTCCGCGTGGGTGGTGGACCGGATGGAGATCGGCACGAACTGTCGCGAACTGGTCGATAACATTTCCGACATGGCGCACTTTTCGACCGTGCATGGCGCGCCGGTCGATTACTTCGCCAACCTGTTCGAAGGCCACAAGGCGACGCAACTGCTGGTGGGTCGCAGCGAGCGCCTGGGCGACGACGAGCTGATTGCGCTGTCGACGTATTTCGGCCCCGCGTATCACATCACGGAAATGACGGGGCAGAGCGGGGGCCATCCGATTCATTCGATTCTGCTGAACTGCCATGTACCGACCGACATGAACAGTTTCGAGCTGCGTTATGGCGTGATGGTGAAGAAGGTGCCGGGACTCTCCGACGAGCAGAACATGGAGATTGCGCGCGCGTATGCGAAGCAGGCGCAGGCCGCGTTCTACGAGGACGTCGCGATCTGGGACACGAAGACGCGGATCGACAATCCGTTGCTGTGCGAGGGCGATGGGCCGCTGTATCAGATGCGCGACTGGTACTCGCAGTTCTATCTGGACGCGGCGGATGTGCGTCCGTCGAGCACGGCGCGCAAGGTGGTGGAGATCAAGGTGCGCGAGGGCGGTACGCCGCCGCCGTTGAGGCATGTGTTTGAGGCTTGA
- a CDS encoding tyrosine-protein phosphatase, producing MPKSKLLPTLLLTISISANAHPTDQYIKFEKIQNTRDLGGIETKDGSQITPHRLYRSGNPSQASKQDIKTLQAMHLDAIVDFRAASEKQPSEKAFAEQFPWQSDPVLAGNLAPSAIIPLLKRSTPEQMHDFMLNLYRQFPSNYQPQFAHFLKLAEDNKTILYHCTAGKDRTGFATVLLLSALGVDRPTTIANYLESNRYNAASNAQATEQLQKLGIAPDVVAPLLTVDPDYIGASMQVIDQQYGGMQHYLVDVLHIDIAKIRANYLTPPAQPITN from the coding sequence ATGCCCAAATCAAAACTTCTACCGACCTTACTGCTAACAATATCAATCAGCGCGAACGCGCACCCCACCGACCAGTACATAAAGTTCGAAAAGATCCAGAACACCCGAGATCTGGGCGGCATAGAGACCAAAGACGGCAGTCAAATAACCCCTCACCGCCTCTACCGCAGCGGCAACCCCTCCCAAGCCTCGAAGCAGGACATAAAAACCCTACAGGCAATGCACCTCGACGCAATAGTAGACTTCCGCGCCGCAAGCGAAAAACAGCCATCAGAAAAAGCCTTCGCAGAACAATTCCCCTGGCAATCCGACCCAGTCCTCGCCGGCAACCTGGCGCCCTCAGCCATCATCCCACTCCTCAAGCGCTCCACCCCTGAGCAAATGCACGACTTCATGCTCAACCTCTACCGCCAGTTCCCCAGCAACTACCAACCCCAATTCGCCCACTTCCTGAAACTGGCCGAAGACAACAAAACCATCCTCTACCACTGCACCGCCGGCAAAGACCGCACCGGCTTCGCCACAGTCCTGCTGTTGTCCGCACTCGGCGTAGACCGCCCCACCACAATCGCCAACTACCTCGAATCAAACCGCTACAACGCAGCAAGCAACGCCCAAGCCACCGAGCAACTGCAAAAACTCGGCATCGCCCCCGACGTCGTCGCCCCGCTACTCACCGTCGACCCCGACTACATCGGCGCATCCATGCAAGTCATCGACCAGCAATACGGCGGCATGCAGCACTACCTCGTCGACGTACTCCACATCGATATCGCGAAGATCCGCGCCAACTATCTCACCCCGCCCGCGCAACCCATCACGAACTGA
- the dmpG gene encoding 4-hydroxy-2-oxovalerate aldolase, whose translation MSLAGTRITVHDMTLRDGMHPKRHQISLDQMRGIARGLDAAGVPLIEVTHGDGLGGASVNYGFPAHTDEAYLSAVIAELKQAKVSALLIPGIGTVEHLRMAHDLGVHTIRVATHCTEADVSEQHIGLARKLGMDTVGFLMMAHMSPAGELVAQAKLMESYGANCIYITDSAGHMLPDDVTARISRVREALRPETELGFHGHHNLAMGVANSIAAVAAGANRIDAAAAGLGAGAGNTPMEVFVAVCERMEIHTGVDVFRISDVAEDLVVPIMDAPIRLDRDALTLGYAGVYSSFLLFAKRAEAKYRVPARDILVELGRQRLVGGQEDMIEDTALTLAKLRAG comes from the coding sequence ATGTCATTAGCAGGAACGCGAATTACCGTACACGACATGACGTTGCGCGACGGCATGCATCCGAAGCGTCATCAGATTTCGCTGGACCAGATGCGCGGCATTGCGCGCGGTCTCGATGCAGCCGGTGTGCCGTTGATTGAAGTCACGCATGGCGATGGCTTGGGCGGTGCGTCGGTGAATTATGGTTTTCCGGCGCATACCGACGAGGCTTATTTGAGTGCGGTGATTGCCGAGTTGAAGCAGGCCAAGGTCTCCGCGTTGTTGATACCGGGCATTGGGACGGTCGAGCATTTGCGGATGGCGCACGATCTTGGCGTGCATACGATACGGGTGGCGACGCACTGTACCGAGGCGGATGTGTCCGAGCAGCACATTGGGTTAGCGCGCAAGCTTGGCATGGATACGGTTGGTTTTCTGATGATGGCGCATATGTCGCCGGCTGGGGAGCTGGTTGCGCAGGCGAAGCTGATGGAGTCGTATGGGGCGAATTGCATCTATATCACCGACTCCGCGGGGCATATGTTGCCCGACGATGTGACTGCGCGGATTAGCCGGGTGCGCGAGGCGTTGCGTCCTGAGACTGAGCTTGGGTTTCATGGGCATCACAATCTCGCGATGGGCGTGGCGAATTCTATTGCTGCTGTGGCTGCAGGGGCTAATCGGATTGATGCGGCTGCGGCCGGGCTTGGGGCTGGGGCTGGGAATACGCCGATGGAAGTGTTTGTCGCGGTCTGTGAGCGGATGGAGATTCATACCGGGGTGGATGTGTTTCGCATCTCCGATGTGGCTGAGGATCTTGTTGTGCCTATTATGGATGCGCCTATTCGGCTTGATAGAGATGCGCTGACGCTTGGGTATGCTGGGGTGTATTCGTCTTTCTTACTTTTTGCTAAGCGGGCTGAGGCTAAGTATCGGGTTCCTGCCAGGGATATTCTGGTTGAGCTTGGGAGGCAGAGGCTTGTTGGGGGGCAGGAGGATATGATTGAAGATACGGCGCTTACGCTTGCTAAATTGCGGGCGGGTTGA
- a CDS encoding acetaldehyde dehydrogenase (acetylating), with protein sequence MSKIKCALIGPGNIGTDLLYKLRRSAVLEPVWMVGVDAASEGLARARELGLKTTADGIDGLLPHLAADDIRIAFDATSAYVHREHSDKLISRGVRVIDLTPAAIGPFCVPPVNLAAQNDQQVMNVNMVTCGGQATIPMVHAVSRVQRVVYGEIVATVSSRSVGPGTRKNIDEFTRTTSLAIEQIGGAAVGKAIIVINPAEPPLIMRDTIHCLTKSDPDVDAITASVHAMVDEVRQYVPGYTLKNGPVFDGRRVSVFMEVEGLGDYLPKYAGNLDIMTAAAARTAEVFAQQMLAASTTA encoded by the coding sequence ATGAGCAAGATCAAATGCGCGTTGATCGGGCCCGGCAACATCGGCACCGATCTGCTGTACAAGCTGCGCCGCAGCGCGGTGCTCGAACCGGTCTGGATGGTCGGTGTGGACGCGGCGTCGGAAGGTCTCGCACGCGCCCGCGAGCTGGGATTGAAGACCACCGCCGACGGCATAGACGGCTTGCTGCCGCATCTCGCCGCCGACGACATCCGCATTGCGTTCGACGCCACTTCCGCCTACGTCCACCGCGAGCATTCCGACAAGCTGATCTCGCGCGGCGTGCGCGTGATCGACCTGACGCCTGCCGCAATCGGCCCGTTCTGCGTGCCGCCGGTGAACCTTGCCGCGCAGAACGACCAGCAGGTGATGAACGTCAACATGGTGACATGCGGCGGCCAGGCGACCATTCCGATGGTGCATGCCGTGTCGCGTGTGCAGCGCGTGGTGTACGGCGAGATTGTCGCGACGGTGTCGTCGCGTTCGGTCGGTCCCGGCACGCGCAAGAATATCGACGAGTTCACCCGCACCACGTCACTGGCGATCGAGCAGATTGGCGGCGCGGCGGTGGGCAAGGCGATCATCGTGATCAACCCGGCCGAGCCGCCGCTGATCATGCGCGACACGATTCATTGTTTGACCAAGAGCGATCCCGACGTCGACGCGATCACCGCGTCCGTGCATGCGATGGTCGACGAGGTGCGCCAATATGTGCCCGGCTACACGCTGAAAAACGGCCCCGTATTCGACGGCCGACGCGTTTCCGTGTTCATGGAAGTGGAAGGTCTCGGCGACTATCTGCCGAAATACGCCGGCAATCTCGACATCATGACCGCCGCTGCCGCGCGCACGGCGGAAGTCTTCGCCCAACAGATGCTCGCCGCATCCACCACCGCCTAA
- the dmpE gene encoding 2-oxopent-4-enoate hydratase, giving the protein MTSTLHAELGDTLYRAWLDRAPIAPFSARADGLPLADAYRVQQHFIARRIDAGETVVGKKIGLTSAAVQNMLGVHQPDFGILLSGMHYVAGEAIPIDTLIAPRAEGEIAFYLKHDLRGPGVTREAVLAATDAVGACFEIVDSRIRDWAIRIGDTVADNASCGVYVLGHERVSPDALDLAACRMTLDKNGARVAEGVGAAALGHPADAVAWLANTLGELGVPLLAGEVVLSGSLAALIPVTGGDVLEMHIEGIGGCSVRFV; this is encoded by the coding sequence ATGACCTCGACCCTTCACGCCGAACTCGGCGACACGCTTTATCGCGCCTGGCTCGACCGCGCGCCGATCGCACCGTTCTCCGCGCGCGCGGACGGCTTGCCGCTCGCCGACGCTTACCGGGTGCAACAGCATTTCATCGCGCGCCGGATCGATGCGGGCGAGACTGTCGTCGGCAAGAAGATCGGCCTGACGAGCGCGGCCGTGCAGAACATGCTCGGCGTTCATCAGCCGGACTTCGGCATTTTGCTGTCGGGCATGCACTACGTCGCCGGCGAGGCGATTCCGATCGACACGCTGATCGCGCCGCGCGCCGAAGGTGAAATCGCGTTCTACCTGAAACACGATCTGCGCGGCCCAGGCGTGACACGCGAAGCCGTGCTCGCCGCCACCGACGCCGTCGGCGCGTGCTTCGAAATCGTCGATTCGCGGATTCGCGACTGGGCGATCCGCATTGGCGACACGGTCGCCGACAACGCGTCGTGCGGCGTCTACGTGCTCGGCCACGAGCGCGTATCGCCCGACGCGTTGGATCTCGCCGCCTGCCGCATGACGCTCGACAAAAACGGCGCGCGCGTCGCGGAGGGCGTCGGCGCCGCCGCGCTCGGCCACCCCGCCGACGCCGTCGCGTGGCTCGCGAATACGCTCGGCGAACTCGGCGTGCCGCTGCTCGCCGGCGAGGTCGTGCTGTCGGGTTCGCTCGCGGCGTTGATTCCTGTTACTGGCGGCGACGTGCTGGAGATGCATATCGAAGGCATCGGCGGTTGTTCGGTGCGCTTCGTCTGA
- a CDS encoding DUF1329 domain-containing protein, whose translation MSRIFNPALRVCVFAVGAALAASLGTPSFAKTSPEDLAKLEGPLTPMGAERAGNADGTIPAWSGKWFGTPPGVDYKAGQRFPDPYASEKPLFVITAQNMQQYEARLTDGEKALLKKYPDTFKIPVYPSHRDFSYGDAVYKDIRQYAPNTTMTKDQNGLKDFPPVTPFPVPKSGVEAMWDLRFASAIEGETATYDQAVVYPDGNIAWGKVQYAIYGPRSADHFDPKNALNAKSFFRQTTMLPLSDRGTIITGYEMWDQEGSDTRRTWSYNPGTRRVRQAPEFGFDQPEGPGGFRTVDDDRLFNGSGERYDWKIVGKREVYVPYDNYKLMDPSIKYTDLLTKGHENTQYMRFELHRVWVLQATLKSGYRHQYAKRVLYLDEDTWNAVAADNYDARGTLWRTNLAPTLYAFDARSFYSTAVFYHDLISGAYYADRLSNQEPMPVLTRGSQLTEAYFSPDAIRGAGN comes from the coding sequence ATGAGTCGAATTTTCAATCCCGCCCTGCGTGTCTGCGTGTTCGCCGTGGGCGCCGCGCTCGCTGCCTCATTAGGCACCCCGTCGTTCGCCAAAACCAGCCCGGAAGATCTCGCCAAACTCGAAGGCCCCCTCACGCCGATGGGTGCCGAACGCGCGGGCAACGCCGACGGCACGATCCCCGCGTGGAGCGGCAAATGGTTCGGCACGCCGCCAGGCGTCGACTATAAAGCGGGGCAACGCTTCCCCGATCCGTATGCGAGCGAGAAGCCGCTCTTCGTGATTACCGCGCAAAACATGCAGCAATATGAAGCGCGTTTGACCGACGGCGAAAAAGCGCTGCTGAAGAAATATCCCGACACGTTCAAGATTCCGGTCTATCCGAGCCACCGCGATTTCAGCTACGGCGACGCCGTGTACAAGGACATTCGCCAGTACGCGCCGAACACGACGATGACGAAAGACCAGAACGGCCTGAAGGATTTCCCGCCGGTCACGCCGTTCCCGGTGCCGAAGAGTGGCGTGGAAGCGATGTGGGATCTGCGCTTCGCGTCGGCGATTGAAGGCGAAACCGCGACCTACGACCAGGCGGTCGTCTATCCGGACGGCAATATTGCATGGGGCAAGGTGCAATACGCGATTTACGGGCCGCGCAGCGCGGACCATTTCGATCCGAAGAATGCACTGAACGCGAAGAGCTTCTTCCGTCAGACCACCATGTTGCCGCTGTCCGACCGCGGCACGATTATCACCGGCTATGAAATGTGGGACCAGGAAGGCTCCGACACGCGCCGTACCTGGTCATATAACCCCGGCACGCGACGCGTGCGCCAGGCGCCCGAATTCGGTTTCGACCAGCCCGAAGGCCCCGGCGGTTTCCGCACCGTCGACGACGACCGCCTGTTCAACGGCTCGGGCGAACGCTACGACTGGAAGATCGTCGGCAAGCGCGAGGTCTACGTGCCGTACGACAACTACAAGCTGATGGACCCGTCGATCAAGTACACCGATCTGCTGACCAAGGGTCACGAGAATACCCAGTACATGCGCTTCGAACTGCATCGCGTGTGGGTATTGCAGGCGACGCTGAAGTCCGGCTATCGCCATCAATACGCGAAACGTGTGCTGTATCTCGACGAAGACACATGGAATGCCGTTGCCGCCGACAACTACGACGCACGCGGCACGCTGTGGCGCACGAACCTCGCGCCGACGCTGTATGCGTTCGACGCCAGGTCGTTCTATTCGACCGCGGTGTTCTATCACGATCTGATTTCGGGCGCCTATTACGCCGACCGTCTGTCGAATCAGGAACCGATGCCGGTGCTTACGCGCGGCTCGCAACTGACCGAAGCGTACTTCTCGCCCGACGCGATTCGCGGCGCGGGCAACTAA
- a CDS encoding DUF1302 family protein, giving the protein MQINGTQERAPALRAVCAACKLAMLTAATLTVAPAYAGDTVNLGVDTTLDYTFTLGYGLGMRTRAPSGNLLTPANINGDDGDRNFGKNKLIENQVSVLGEVNLKHDDWGVFVRADTFYDQAYQHSNYNDAPGTVNHGGVYNNFTEQANYWAGGRTQLLAAYVYNTFKLGGTSLNVKVGDQVVAWGESVFFPNIAGAQGPADATKSFVAGAEVKDILLPVPQISTQWQIAPNFSLLGYYQFSFQPNQLSAPGSYMSYSDVVGPGAEYIIGPGGVQIPRAPDSRPGNSGQWGLGARWRVLGDTEIGAYYLHYNDMNPSVVTTYFPTLSYQEKFFDNIKLTGLSFSTDLNGVNVAGETSYRQGAAVLVNTPLGAQSTRGDVWQSNLSAIYSIGPTFLAASQTLVGEVSYVHAGNITPLLGSTTLANTRNAAAFEVAWTLSYKNVFNGWDVDVPLTYSDDFTGKSSLAGALGSMTGVGDHRVTVGVTFTRLSNLQLALVYAKFLGTPDPVNRPLADRDYVLATAKYSF; this is encoded by the coding sequence ATGCAGATCAACGGAACACAGGAGCGCGCACCGGCACTGCGCGCGGTGTGCGCGGCATGCAAACTCGCCATGCTGACAGCGGCGACGCTAACCGTCGCACCCGCTTACGCGGGCGACACGGTCAATCTCGGCGTCGACACTACGCTCGATTACACCTTCACGCTCGGTTACGGTCTGGGCATGCGCACGCGTGCGCCGAGCGGCAATCTGCTGACGCCCGCGAACATCAACGGCGACGACGGCGACCGCAATTTTGGCAAGAACAAGCTGATTGAAAACCAGGTGAGCGTGCTCGGCGAAGTGAACCTGAAGCACGACGACTGGGGCGTCTTCGTCCGCGCCGACACGTTCTACGATCAGGCGTATCAGCACTCCAACTACAACGACGCGCCCGGCACCGTGAATCACGGCGGCGTGTACAACAACTTCACCGAACAGGCCAACTACTGGGCGGGCGGCCGCACGCAACTGCTCGCCGCTTACGTCTACAACACCTTCAAACTGGGCGGCACGAGCCTGAACGTGAAGGTCGGCGATCAGGTCGTGGCGTGGGGCGAGAGCGTGTTCTTCCCGAACATCGCGGGCGCGCAAGGCCCGGCCGACGCGACCAAATCGTTCGTCGCCGGCGCGGAAGTCAAAGACATTCTGTTGCCGGTGCCGCAGATCTCGACGCAATGGCAGATCGCGCCGAACTTCAGCCTGCTCGGCTACTACCAGTTCTCGTTCCAGCCGAATCAACTGAGTGCGCCGGGCAGCTACATGAGCTATTCCGACGTGGTCGGCCCAGGCGCTGAATACATCATCGGACCCGGCGGGGTGCAGATCCCGCGTGCTCCCGACAGTCGTCCCGGCAATAGCGGCCAATGGGGTCTCGGCGCACGCTGGCGAGTACTCGGCGACACCGAGATCGGCGCTTACTACCTGCACTACAACGACATGAATCCCAGTGTCGTGACGACGTACTTCCCCACGCTGTCGTATCAGGAGAAGTTCTTCGACAACATCAAGCTCACCGGCCTGAGCTTCTCGACCGATCTGAACGGCGTGAACGTCGCGGGCGAAACCTCGTACCGCCAGGGCGCGGCCGTGCTCGTCAACACGCCGCTCGGCGCGCAGTCCACGCGCGGCGACGTCTGGCAATCGAACCTGTCCGCGATCTATTCGATCGGCCCGACCTTCCTCGCCGCCTCGCAGACGCTGGTAGGTGAAGTCTCGTATGTTCACGCCGGCAACATCACGCCGCTGCTCGGCTCCACCACGCTCGCCAACACGCGCAATGCCGCTGCGTTCGAGGTGGCCTGGACGCTCAGCTACAAGAACGTTTTCAACGGTTGGGACGTCGACGTGCCGCTCACCTACTCGGACGACTTCACCGGCAAGTCGTCGCTAGCCGGCGCGCTCGGTTCGATGACCGGCGTGGGCGACCACCGCGTGACGGTCGGCGTGACCTTCACGCGCCTGAGCAACCTGCAGCTCGCGCTGGTCTACGCGAAGTTCCTCGGCACGCCGGACCCGGTCAACCGTCCGCTGGCCGATCGCGACTATGTACTCGCCACCGCGAAGTACTCGTTCTGA